A genomic window from Candidatus Saccharibacteria bacterium includes:
- a CDS encoding MarR family transcriptional regulator: MNREQHIEAIFKNFHAIKRAYSHGSRFSHRHFGVTMTQASVLMLLMHEGRKTMSEVALALGVSKSAATQLLDSLIEQGFVERTQDEKDRRVAYVELSRNGLRHFRRVRRGGARQITQLFDLLTDEELQQIETITAKLVNRTKEIQR, from the coding sequence ATGAATCGCGAACAACATATCGAAGCAATATTCAAGAATTTCCACGCCATCAAGCGAGCCTATTCTCACGGTAGCCGGTTTTCTCACCGGCACTTTGGCGTGACTATGACCCAAGCATCAGTTTTAATGCTATTGATGCACGAAGGACGCAAAACCATGAGTGAGGTAGCGCTGGCTCTAGGTGTATCAAAAAGCGCTGCGACGCAGCTCCTAGACAGCTTGATTGAGCAAGGCTTTGTCGAGCGGACACAGGATGAAAAAGATCGACGGGTTGCTTATGTTGAATTATCGCGCAATGGGCTCCGACACTTTAGACGTGTTCGTCGCGGTGGTGCAAGGCAAATAACACAACTATTTGATCTGTTAACCGACGAGGAACTACAGCAAATAGAAACTATAACTGCAAAATTAGTAAATAGAACAAAGGAAATTCAACGATGA